In the genome of Chitinivibrio alkaliphilus ACht1, one region contains:
- a CDS encoding polysaccharide deacetylase family protein, whose protein sequence is MGYFGEESPLDLSILPESPHEYRLTPERESIDRAPSQNPPNGLSAEEVPQFIIIGSDDNTCAQGMNWLLDLIEGQKNPAGNNNPATFDGTPLTLSLYWNSDNSGYTYDSAQIKALHRAVAMNCEVANHTAHHRHGAELSKEEWMQEMARVNKVLLEAGVIRPDTPMGFRTPFLEFNKYTFAAAAEMGALYDCSTVEGGSADQVSLEPGSYHWPYTMNHPIPGYPSSWWEGQLQKNTPDYALDGSEKTENLWQLPCYSFLAPHDSVLGEYGITESIRDYMKGVVSWDPQGKVTGLDYNLWAPGDHGGFEMNKEQSLATLKYTLDRKYAGNRAPLTLGMHSQFYFEEDKFANITNEEQREVLAEFIAYALTKEDVRIVSAIDFFTWYKDPRAL, encoded by the coding sequence ATGGGCTATTTTGGAGAAGAGTCTCCCCTTGATTTATCAATTCTTCCCGAATCACCGCACGAGTATCGTCTCACACCAGAACGGGAAAGTATCGACCGGGCGCCATCACAAAATCCGCCAAACGGCCTCTCAGCGGAAGAAGTACCCCAGTTTATTATTATCGGTTCTGATGACAACACCTGCGCCCAGGGAATGAACTGGCTTCTTGATCTTATTGAGGGACAGAAAAACCCCGCAGGAAACAATAATCCTGCAACCTTTGACGGAACCCCCCTAACTCTTAGCCTCTACTGGAACAGTGATAACTCAGGCTACACCTACGATTCTGCACAAATCAAGGCATTACACCGTGCTGTTGCCATGAACTGTGAAGTAGCAAATCATACAGCACACCATCGCCATGGTGCTGAGCTCAGCAAAGAAGAGTGGATGCAGGAAATGGCCCGTGTTAATAAGGTACTCCTTGAAGCAGGCGTTATTCGCCCAGACACCCCCATGGGGTTTCGTACCCCCTTTCTTGAGTTTAATAAATACACCTTTGCTGCTGCCGCAGAAATGGGCGCACTTTACGACTGCAGTACCGTTGAGGGCGGCAGTGCCGATCAAGTATCCCTAGAGCCCGGCAGCTACCACTGGCCCTATACCATGAACCATCCCATACCGGGATATCCGAGCTCGTGGTGGGAAGGACAGCTGCAGAAAAACACGCCGGACTATGCCCTTGATGGATCGGAAAAAACTGAAAATCTTTGGCAGCTTCCCTGTTACTCCTTTCTTGCTCCTCACGACAGTGTTCTGGGAGAATATGGCATTACGGAGAGTATCCGCGACTATATGAAGGGTGTTGTATCCTGGGATCCTCAAGGGAAAGTAACTGGTCTTGACTACAACCTCTGGGCGCCGGGAGATCATGGCGGCTTTGAAATGAACAAAGAGCAATCCTTGGCAACGCTTAAATATACTCTTGATAGAAAATATGCGGGGAATCGTGCCCCCTTGACTTTGGGAATGCACTCTCAATTCTATTTTGAAGAAGATAAGTTTGCTAACATTACCAATGAAGAACAGCGGGAAGTACTGGCTGAATTTATCGCCTACGCCCTCACCAAGGAGGATGTACGAATTGTATCAGCCATTGATTTTTTCACTTGGTATAAAGATCCAAGGGCCCTCTAA
- a CDS encoding DUF1805 domain-containing protein produces the protein MSNLRGFEKIRVDLALPLLMLRGRRGILACAYLNHHTAEVTGEAIALVRGVHSFEEMCSATVFACSTEAQKQGVFVGMTGAEALACLR, from the coding sequence ATGTCCAATCTACGGGGGTTTGAAAAAATACGAGTTGACCTCGCCCTCCCCCTGCTCATGTTGCGGGGACGGCGCGGTATTCTTGCCTGCGCCTACCTCAATCATCACACAGCGGAGGTAACGGGCGAAGCAATTGCCCTGGTACGCGGGGTACACTCTTTTGAAGAAATGTGCTCTGCCACAGTATTTGCCTGCTCCACGGAGGCGCAGAAACAGGGCGTTTTTGTAGGGATGACGGGGGCAGAAGCCCTTGCCTGTTTACGCTAA
- a CDS encoding ABC transporter ATP-binding protein, which translates to MFVLDDVTYGDILTIPHMEIHAGCLTCIIGASGSGKTTLLGLLNNMKSPDTGRILFQGENLETFPPEQLRRRVMMLPQTPAVFPNTIEDNFTSALYYTEHDSIPNRSVFQDLLRETGLNHPLDTPAHQLSGGEKQRLALARILLLKPEVLLLDEPSSALDRRTEHEIIEMIIQTVRRHSGTIIMVTHSEEVAHTYGDRRIILEKGVIVGNEEEEACRGKHD; encoded by the coding sequence GTGTTTGTTTTAGATGACGTCACCTATGGGGATATTCTGACCATACCACACATGGAGATTCATGCGGGCTGTCTCACCTGCATTATTGGAGCAAGCGGGAGCGGCAAAACAACCCTCTTAGGCCTTCTTAATAATATGAAAAGCCCTGACACCGGACGAATACTTTTTCAGGGAGAAAACTTAGAGACCTTCCCGCCGGAACAACTTCGCCGACGAGTCATGATGCTACCACAAACCCCCGCGGTTTTTCCCAATACAATTGAGGATAACTTCACTTCCGCTCTCTACTACACCGAACATGACAGCATTCCTAACCGATCTGTCTTTCAAGACCTTCTTCGGGAAACGGGCCTGAATCATCCCCTTGATACGCCTGCACACCAGCTCTCGGGAGGAGAAAAACAACGTCTGGCCCTTGCCCGAATACTCTTGCTCAAACCGGAGGTTCTCCTCCTTGATGAACCCTCCTCTGCCCTTGACCGGCGCACGGAGCATGAGATTATTGAGATGATCATCCAAACCGTTCGTCGGCATAGCGGCACCATTATAATGGTAACCCATTCTGAAGAGGTAGCACACACCTACGGCGATCGACGAATTATTCTTGAAAAGGGTGTCATTGTAGGCAATGAAGAAGAGGAGGCCTGCCGTGGAAAACATGATTAG
- a CDS encoding ABC transporter permease, translated as MISISLPRLAAAYVFVLLLILLVQIQRIGATGQILLANIRMTIQLVCVGYLLTILFENPSPIFSTMVLLCMLAFAVHTVLGRIQHQLPLGIGKTIPIALVMGSFTSLFFFIVVVLNLDPWYDPHYIIPLAGMIIGNSMTGISLTITGLFTGVRDNRSHIETALMLGAKPERVMESITAQAFFNAILPTINSMMGMGIVFLPGMMTGQILAGAPPMLAIKYQIAIMLAILGSVTLTVFVMVRLGGKSFFNERAQLVIPEQGSGRKNQ; from the coding sequence ATGATTAGTATTTCCCTGCCCCGTTTAGCTGCTGCCTACGTATTTGTACTACTTCTGATACTTCTGGTACAGATACAGCGCATCGGTGCAACAGGACAAATACTTCTTGCAAATATCCGCATGACTATCCAACTGGTCTGTGTGGGGTATCTTCTCACAATTCTCTTTGAAAACCCCTCGCCGATTTTTAGTACCATGGTGCTTCTCTGCATGCTCGCCTTTGCGGTGCATACCGTGTTGGGACGTATTCAACATCAGCTTCCCCTGGGTATCGGAAAAACCATTCCTATTGCGCTTGTCATGGGGTCTTTCACGAGTCTTTTCTTCTTTATTGTTGTGGTTCTCAACCTTGATCCCTGGTATGACCCCCATTATATTATCCCCTTGGCAGGAATGATAATCGGTAACTCCATGACGGGAATTTCCCTAACTATTACGGGGCTATTTACGGGGGTACGTGATAATCGCTCCCATATAGAAACCGCCCTTATGCTTGGAGCAAAACCGGAACGAGTTATGGAATCCATCACTGCCCAAGCCTTTTTCAATGCAATTCTCCCCACAATAAACTCCATGATGGGCATGGGTATTGTTTTTCTTCCCGGTATGATGACCGGACAGATTCTTGCCGGAGCCCCTCCCATGCTGGCCATAAAATATCAAATAGCAATTATGCTAGCCATCCTGGGAAGCGTGACTCTCACCGTATTTGTCATGGTCCGCTTGGGGGGTAAAAGCTTTTTTAATGAACGGGCACAACTGGTCATTCCTGAGCAGGGATCGGGACGAAAAAACCAGTGA